The following nucleotide sequence is from Paucidesulfovibrio longus DSM 6739.
GGCTCGAAAAGGCCGGAACGCCAGGAACGGTTGCGCTTTCATCGGCGCTCCAGGCCTCGTTCGCCCGCTGGGCCGGGCTGGACGTGGCCGCCACCTACGGAAGGCCTGAGGATCTGACCCCGGAGCGCTTCGGGGAGCTTCAGGACATCGGCGCGAAACGCGGCGCGAGGCTGGTGCTGGACAACGTCCAGAGCGGACCGGGCGCGGGGCGCGGGCTGGCCGAGACTCTGGGGGCGGGCCGGGCCGAGCTGACCTCCTTTCCGGGCGGGTTCCCGGACGCACCCGAAGGCCGGGAAGACAATGACGGACGCTGGGAGTCCGCTTTCATCGCCAACGTGAACCGCGTGCTGGCCGCCCTGGGGGGCGCGGGCTCGTGAGCGGCGCGATGCTGTCTTCCGGACCCGCCGTGGTCCTGCGCGGGGTGGCCGCGGCCTATGGCCGCCACGTAGCCATGCGCGACGTGAACCTGACCTTGGAGCGCGGCGAATTTCTCGGAGTCATCGGCCCCAACGGCGCCGGCAAGACCACCCTGCTCACGGTGCTCAACGGCCTGGGCCGCATCGTGGCGGGCGAGGCCGAGGTACTGGGCCTGCCCGTGACCGCGCGCACCGCCCGAAGCCTGCGGCGGCGCATCGGCTACGTGGCCCAGCTCCAGGATTTCGACCCCCTGCTGCCCATGACCGTGCGCGAGAGCGTGCTGACGGGCTGCTACGGCCGGGTGGGCCTGCTGCGGCGGGTGCCGGACGCGGCGCGGCGGCGCGCCGGGGAATTGCTGGAACTGGTCGGCCTGGACAGCCTGGCGCACCGCCCCCTGGGACATCTTTCCGGCGGGGAGCGCCAGCGCGCGGCCATTGCCCGCGCCCTGCTCCAGGAGCCGGAAATGCTGCTGCTGGACGAACCCACGGCCTCACTTGACTGGCAGGCCCAGCGCGGCATCCTCGGACTGATCCGCACCGTGCACGAACGGTTCGGACTGACCAGCCTGATCGTGACCCACGATTTGAACACCCTGCCCGACGTCTGCACGCGCATCGCCTGCATGAAGTCCGGACGGCTGGAGCGGGTGGACCTGCCCGAAAGGATCGCGGACCCGGAGCTGCTCGGCGCGCTCTACGGCACGCGAATCCGCGTCCTGCGCGAAGCCGGGCGCACGCACCTGCTCTACTGACGCCCGGCGAACACGCCGCAAACGAACGGGGAGACGCATGGACTGGGGATTTCTGGACTACGGCTTCATGCAGAAGGCCTATCTGGCCGGACTGCTCGGCGGCGCGTCCTGCGCGGCCACGGGCGTGCTCGTGGTGACCATGCGCATCACGGCCATCGGCATCTGCATGGCCCACGCAGCCTTTGCCGGGGCGCTGCTGGGCATCCTGCTCGGAGTGGACTGGCTGCTTCCAGCCTTCGCCTTCAGCCTGATTTCGGCCGGGCTGATCGGCCCGCTCTCGGACAGGGCGGACTTCGCCCCGGAAACCGTGGTGGGCATCGTCTTCTCCGCCATGCTCGGACTGGCCTTCCTGTTCCTGGGGCTCATGTCCGGGGCGCGCACCAGCGCGCTGAACCTCTTCTGGGGAAGCATCCTCACGGTGGAGCGCACGGACCTCACGCTCATGGCCCTGGTCTGCGTCCTGCTCCTGCTCGGCCTGACCCTGTTCTTCAAGGAAGTCCGCGCCGTTCTCTGCCATCGCGGCGTGGCCCTGGCCGTGGGCATTCCAGCCACGGCCATCTACTACGCCATGCTCATCTGCACCGGGCTCACGGTCACGGCCTCCCTGCGCAGCATCGGCGGCCTGCTGATCTACAGCCTGGTCATCAACCCGGCTGCGGCCGCATACCAGCTTTCCTACGACCTCAAGCGCATTTTTCTGCTGGCCGTGGTCTTCGGCGTGACCTCCTGCTGGGTGGGGCTGACCTGCTCCTGGTGGCTGGACGTGCCCTCGGGCGCGGTGATCGTGCTCATCTCCACGCTGCTCTTCGTCCTGGCCACGCTGCTTTCCCCGAAGAAGCGCTCCCTGTCCCGGCGGGAGCGTCTGGAAATCGGGTATTCCTCCGGAATCGAAGCCCGCAAGAACGACGCGGCCACGGCGCGCGCATCGCTGTCCGCAAAGGAGTGATGAATATGTATGATGGAAAGGCGGCCTTTTTCGATGCCCAGGCGGAAGCGCCCTGGGCCGACGGCGAATATGGACCCGAAGAGCGGGCCAAGCTGAAGCGTCTATTCGGGCTGCTGCCGGACCTGCGCGGCGCTGCCGTGCTGGAGCCGGGCTGCGGCACCGGCCGGCTGACCCGGGAACTTTCCGAGGCCGTGGGCGGCGAAGGCGCGGTGTTGGCCCTGGACATCAGCCCGCGCATGGTCGCCGTGGCCCGCAAGCGGCTGGGCGACAGCGGCAACGTTGAGCTGCGCGTGGCCGAGCTGGAGACCTGCGAGCTGTCCGGGCGGGTCTTCGACGCGGTCCTCTGCCACCAGGTCTTCCCCCACTTCAACGACCAGTCCCTGGCCCTGACGCGCATTGCCGGATTGCTGCGCTCTACGGGCCTGCTCGTGATCTCCCACTTCATCGGCCGGGAGCGCATCAACGACGTGCACCGCAAGGCCGGAACCGCCGTGGAGGCGGACCTGCTTCCCGAAGAGCCGGAGATGCGCGCCCTGCTGGAGGCGGCGGGCTTCGAGATCCTGCATTACGAAGACGAGGACGAGCGCTACCTGCTCTCCGCCCGGCTGCGGGGCTGAAGCCGCGCCGGAGACTACTTCCCCTTCCCCGCCTTGAGCTGGCCGCAGGCGGCCTTGATGTCCGCGCCCATGGAGCGGCGGATCGTGGCGGTCATGCCCTTGTCCCAGAGCAGCTTTTCGAAGCGGATGACCTGATCCGGGTCCGGGGAGCGGTAGGGGTCGTTCTCCGTGGCGTTGTAGGCGATGAGGTTGACCTTGCAGCGGCGCTGGCCGAGCAGCCTGGCCAGTTGCTTGGCGTGCTCCAGGGAGTCGTTGACCCCGCCGAGCAGCAGGTATTCGAAGGTGATGCGCTCGCGCGGGCGCAGGGGAAAGCGGTCGAGGCAGGCCAGCAGTTCGTCCAGCGGCACCCTGGCCGCCTTGGGCATGATCTGTTCGCGCAGCTCCTGGGTGGGCGCGTGCAGCGAGATGGCGGGCAGGGCCAGCTCGGACTTGCCGAGAATGTCGAGCTGCTTCGGCAGGCCCACGGTGGAAACCGTGGCGCGCCGCCAGGAAATCTTCAGGCCCAGGTTGTTGTTCATGGAGCGCAGCGCGTCCATGAGGTTGTCCAGGTTGTTCAGAGGCTCGCCCATGCCCATGAACACGAGGTTGCGCAGGTCGGCCAGGCCGTTGTCCGCGAGATAGCGGCGGCCCACGAGGATCTGGCCCAGGATTTCGCCGTGGGTCATGTTCCGCTCGAAGCCCATCAGCCCGGTGTTGCAGAAGGTGCAGGCCATGGCGCAGCCCACCTGCGTGGAAAGGCATTGGGTGTAGCGGCCCTGCACGCTGGGAATGAGCACGGTCTCGATGAGCCTGCCGTCCTCCAGGGAGAGCAGGAACTTGACCGTGCCGTCCTGGGAGCGTTGCAGGTCCACCACCTCGGGCCAGCGCACGTAGGAAATCAGGGGCAGGCGCATACGCAGGTCTTTGGAAAGGTTCGTCATTTCCTCGAAGCCGCGGGCGTCCTGCTGCCAGATCCAGCGCCAGATCTGCTGGGTGCGGAAACGCGGTTCGCCGAGGGTTTCCACGACGAACGCCTCAAGGCGGTCATAGGTAAGGTCGAGCAGGTTGATCTTGGTCATATGGCCGAACTTTGTGTCGCGCGGGCGCGGGTGTCAAGGCCGGGCATCGTTCTGCGGCCCCGCGCCCGGACGAGCGCGCGCTCGGAAAAGCCCGCCCGATAATAATGGACGCCAACCGCTTTCAATCAGACGATTTTTCCAGGACTTCCCGATCGTCCGCGAACAGGCGGCCGACGGACGTCACGCGAACGCCATCTCCCCAGTTGGAAAAATCCGGGATTTGTAGCATATAGGCGAGGGAAGCGCCGCTGCGCCAGACCCGACGCAGGCGCGACCGGGCCGAACAACAACCAGGAGGAAGCCATGACCGCCGACAGACTTGACTGGACCAATGCCGGGTTCGCCGACCTGGACGACGCGCAATACCGCGCGCGTGCGGGGGAGCTGGCCGAATTGCTCGGCTCGGAGGTTTCCGGAGGCAAGCTGCCCTTCCTGCGCATGGACTTCGTGCCGGAACTCCTGCCGGAGCTGGACGCGCTGATCCCCTGGCTGCGCGGCTTCGAGCACATGCTCCTGCTCGGCATCGGCGGCTCGGCCCTGGGCGCGCGCGCCTTGCAGAAGGCTTTTGCCCCCGGCCAGGACCAGCCCGGCCACAGCGGCCCCTGGCTCTGGATCGCGGACAACGTGGACGCGGGCTTCCTGGACGTCTGCATGGACAGGCTGCCCGCGGAGAAAACCGTGGTGGTCACGGTGTCCAAATCCGGCGGGACCATCGAGACCGTGGGCCAGTATTTCCTGATGCGCGACTGGATGCGCGCCCGGCTGGGCGACGCCTGGCAGGAGCACATGCTCCTGGTCACGGACGCCGAGGCCGGTTTTCTGCGCGGCGAGGCCCGCGAGCAGGGCATCCGCTCCCTGCCCGTGCCGGACAACCTCGGCGGGCGCTATTCGGTGCTCTCCGCCGTGGGCATGATTCCGGCGGCGTTCCTGGGGCTGGACTGCCGCGCGCTGATCGACGGCGCGCGCGAGGTGGCCGCCCCCCTGGCCAAGCCCGGCCTGACCGGGACCGCCCTGGCCGCGCACCCCGCCTTCGAGCTGGCGGTCTGGGCGCGTTCGCTCATGGACGCCGGGTTTGCCGAAATGATTTTTTTCACCTACATTCCGCCCATGGCTTCGTTCGGAGACTGGTTCGCCCAGCTCTGGGCCGAGAGCCTGGGCAAGCAGGGCAAGGGCAGCCAGCCCATCCCGGCGGTGGGGGTCACGGACCAGCACTCCGTGAACCAGATGTTCCTGGACGGCCCGCGCAACAAGGCCTGCATCTTCCTGACCAGTCCGAGCCAGCCCAGGGGGCCGAGATTCCCGGCGGACCTGCCGGAGAAGTTCGCCTATGTGCGCGGCAAGGATTTCGGCGAGCTGATCCACGCCGAAGGTCTGGGAACGCGCATGGCGCTGAGCAAGTGCGGCGTGCCCCTGGTGGAGGTCCGCCTGGACCGTCCGGACGCCCGCGCCGCCGGTAAGCTCATCGCGCTTTTGGGCGCGGCCACCCTGCTGACCGGCTGGCTCATGGGCATCAACCCCGTGGACCAGCCCGCCGTGGAGCTGGGCAAGCGGCTGGCCAAGGCGCGCCTCGGCGCGGACGGACTCGCGGACGAAAAGGCCGACCTGGACGCGTTTCTCGGCGCGCAACGGAACGAGCAGGAGTTCTAACCTATCAGGAGTTCTCGGGTTTGACCCCTTCAGCCATCAGCCGGGCCATGCCGCTGCAATTCGTCAAGGTGCTCTCCTGGAGCATCCTGCTGCTCATCCTGGCCTTCAACCTGGGACTCTCCTTCTTCATCTCCAACTACGCGGAAAACACGCTCCTGGAGAAGCAGAAGGAATTCAGCCTGCTACTGGCCGAGAACCTCAGCCACCAGA
It contains:
- a CDS encoding metal ABC transporter ATP-binding protein, which translates into the protein MLSSGPAVVLRGVAAAYGRHVAMRDVNLTLERGEFLGVIGPNGAGKTTLLTVLNGLGRIVAGEAEVLGLPVTARTARSLRRRIGYVAQLQDFDPLLPMTVRESVLTGCYGRVGLLRRVPDAARRRAGELLELVGLDSLAHRPLGHLSGGERQRAAIARALLQEPEMLLLDEPTASLDWQAQRGILGLIRTVHERFGLTSLIVTHDLNTLPDVCTRIACMKSGRLERVDLPERIADPELLGALYGTRIRVLREAGRTHLLY
- a CDS encoding metal ABC transporter permease, with amino-acid sequence MDWGFLDYGFMQKAYLAGLLGGASCAATGVLVVTMRITAIGICMAHAAFAGALLGILLGVDWLLPAFAFSLISAGLIGPLSDRADFAPETVVGIVFSAMLGLAFLFLGLMSGARTSALNLFWGSILTVERTDLTLMALVCVLLLLGLTLFFKEVRAVLCHRGVALAVGIPATAIYYAMLICTGLTVTASLRSIGGLLIYSLVINPAAAAYQLSYDLKRIFLLAVVFGVTSCWVGLTCSWWLDVPSGAVIVLISTLLFVLATLLSPKKRSLSRRERLEIGYSSGIEARKNDAATARASLSAKE
- a CDS encoding class I SAM-dependent methyltransferase, which gives rise to MYDGKAAFFDAQAEAPWADGEYGPEERAKLKRLFGLLPDLRGAAVLEPGCGTGRLTRELSEAVGGEGAVLALDISPRMVAVARKRLGDSGNVELRVAELETCELSGRVFDAVLCHQVFPHFNDQSLALTRIAGLLRSTGLLVISHFIGRERINDVHRKAGTAVEADLLPEEPEMRALLEAAGFEILHYEDEDERYLLSARLRG
- the rlmN gene encoding 23S rRNA (adenine(2503)-C(2))-methyltransferase RlmN, encoding MTKINLLDLTYDRLEAFVVETLGEPRFRTQQIWRWIWQQDARGFEEMTNLSKDLRMRLPLISYVRWPEVVDLQRSQDGTVKFLLSLEDGRLIETVLIPSVQGRYTQCLSTQVGCAMACTFCNTGLMGFERNMTHGEILGQILVGRRYLADNGLADLRNLVFMGMGEPLNNLDNLMDALRSMNNNLGLKISWRRATVSTVGLPKQLDILGKSELALPAISLHAPTQELREQIMPKAARVPLDELLACLDRFPLRPRERITFEYLLLGGVNDSLEHAKQLARLLGQRRCKVNLIAYNATENDPYRSPDPDQVIRFEKLLWDKGMTATIRRSMGADIKAACGQLKAGKGK